Proteins co-encoded in one Acinetobacter lwoffii genomic window:
- a CDS encoding DUF3015 family protein — MLKKIMLAAVLATGSSMAMADRDVGCGIGSQVWAGQSGIIPKLFAGTTNVLFTNQWLGITFGTLGCSQGGTVTAQVVTFTNENAETLARDMAVGEGESLNVLAELLNIKSEDKARFFSVSKQNFSEIYSEENQNTLQVLSTLQTVMAKDEVLKSYI; from the coding sequence ATGTTGAAAAAAATTATGCTGGCGGCGGTATTGGCGACTGGTTCAAGCATGGCGATGGCTGACCGAGATGTCGGTTGTGGTATCGGAAGCCAGGTGTGGGCGGGTCAGTCTGGTATTATTCCTAAACTCTTTGCAGGTACGACCAACGTTCTGTTCACGAATCAGTGGCTCGGGATCACTTTTGGTACTTTAGGTTGTAGCCAGGGCGGTACCGTAACCGCTCAAGTGGTGACCTTTACCAATGAAAACGCTGAAACATTGGCGCGTGATATGGCAGTTGGAGAGGGTGAAAGCCTGAATGTTCTGGCTGAACTTTTGAATATTAAATCTGAAGATAAAGCTCGTTTCTTTAGCGTTTCCAAGCAGAATTTCTCTGAAATTTATTCCGAAGAAAACCAGAATACATTACAAGTTTTAAGCACCTTACAAACTGTGATGGCCAAAGATGAAGTATTGAAATCCTACATCTGA
- a CDS encoding DUF817 family protein yields the protein MIDLFKSGFEFTYKAASAALFGILLLLAFALTASMGSDLFFGFYRYDYLLFFALLIQVILLYTKLESWAEAKVIALFHLMAMVMEIFLTHPAIASWHYPQPAIFKILTVPLFAGFMYSAVGSFFARSLRLYQVSFEKLPRFSHMLTLAVLSYINFMSKFFIPDYRVILFVWSVLMFWKTRIRFQLNRHTFQLPMLPVLLILAFIIWIAENISTFYQIWLYPSQIEQWHMVGWGKLGSWYLLLLLSLVLVLKILGQRNSQGDWALKEQ from the coding sequence TTGATCGATCTATTCAAATCAGGGTTTGAATTTACTTATAAGGCAGCTTCGGCTGCCTTATTTGGGATTTTACTCCTGCTCGCTTTTGCGCTGACTGCTTCTATGGGCAGCGATCTCTTCTTTGGTTTTTACCGGTATGACTATCTGCTTTTTTTTGCTTTGCTGATTCAGGTGATATTGCTCTATACCAAACTGGAATCCTGGGCTGAAGCCAAAGTGATTGCGTTATTTCATCTCATGGCCATGGTGATGGAAATCTTCCTGACCCATCCGGCAATTGCTTCCTGGCATTACCCTCAACCCGCAATATTTAAAATCCTGACCGTGCCTTTATTTGCCGGTTTTATGTATTCTGCGGTCGGCAGTTTTTTTGCGCGCTCTTTACGTCTATATCAGGTTTCATTTGAAAAATTGCCGCGTTTTAGCCATATGCTGACATTGGCTGTCTTGTCTTATATCAACTTTATGAGCAAGTTTTTTATTCCCGATTATCGGGTGATTTTATTTGTCTGGAGCGTGCTGATGTTCTGGAAAACCAGAATTCGCTTTCAGCTGAATCGGCATACTTTTCAGTTGCCGATGTTACCCGTACTGCTGATTCTGGCGTTTATTATCTGGATTGCCGAGAACATCAGTACCTTTTACCAGATCTGGCTCTATCCAAGCCAGATTGAGCAATGGCATATGGTGGGATGGGGCAAACTGGGCTCCTGGTATTTGTTGTTATTGCTGAGTCTGGTGTTAGTACTGAAAATCTTGGGACAGCGTAATTCACAAGGCGATTGGGCGCTCAAGGAACAGTAA
- the hemE gene encoding uroporphyrinogen decarboxylase produces MTTLKNDRFLRALLREPVDATPVWMMRQAGRYLPEYRETRTKAGDFLSLCKNTELACEVTLQPLRRYDLDAAILFSDILTVPDALGLGLYFEAGEGPKFHKTIRTEQDVANLPAFNAKSDLDYVMNAVSTIRSALGGQVPLIGFSGSPWTLATYMVEGGSSKDFRFTKQMMYAQPEVLHALLDRLADAVTEYLNAQIYAGAQAVQIFDSWGGALAHREYIEFSLNYMQKIVAGLQREKDGRKIPVILFTKGGGQWLEPMITTGADAFGLDWTTPLNVARQTVAGRAALQGNLDPATLYGSSDTIIKATKAMLDDAYANGEKTGYVANLGHGITQWVDPANPKAFIDTVHEYSAKYL; encoded by the coding sequence ATGACGACCTTAAAAAATGATCGTTTTCTGCGCGCATTGTTGCGTGAGCCTGTAGATGCTACGCCAGTATGGATGATGCGTCAGGCTGGCCGTTATTTGCCTGAGTACCGCGAAACGCGTACCAAGGCAGGAGATTTCCTTTCGCTTTGCAAGAATACTGAACTGGCCTGTGAAGTAACTTTGCAGCCTTTACGCCGTTATGATCTTGATGCCGCGATTTTATTCTCGGATATCTTGACGGTTCCGGATGCTTTGGGACTGGGGCTGTATTTTGAAGCCGGTGAAGGCCCGAAATTTCACAAGACCATCCGTACCGAACAGGATGTCGCCAATCTGCCTGCATTTAATGCCAAGTCGGATCTGGATTATGTGATGAATGCCGTTTCGACCATTCGTTCAGCCTTGGGCGGTCAGGTTCCTCTGATTGGTTTCTCGGGCAGTCCATGGACTCTGGCAACGTATATGGTCGAAGGCGGTTCAAGCAAGGATTTCCGTTTTACCAAACAGATGATGTATGCGCAGCCTGAAGTTTTGCATGCTTTACTGGATCGTCTGGCTGATGCAGTGACTGAATATTTGAATGCGCAGATCTATGCGGGTGCACAAGCGGTACAGATCTTTGATAGTTGGGGTGGGGCATTAGCACATCGTGAATATATCGAGTTCTCGCTGAACTATATGCAGAAGATTGTCGCTGGTTTGCAACGTGAGAAAGACGGCCGCAAGATTCCGGTAATTCTGTTTACCAAAGGTGGCGGTCAATGGTTGGAACCGATGATTACGACAGGCGCAGATGCATTTGGTCTGGACTGGACCACGCCATTGAATGTCGCTCGTCAAACGGTTGCTGGTCGTGCAGCACTTCAGGGTAACCTGGATCCTGCAACTTTATATGGTTCATCAGACACCATCATTAAAGCGACAAAAGCCATGCTGGATGATGCCTATGCCAATGGCGAGAAAACCGGTTATGTTGCCAATTTAGGTCATGGTATTACCCAGTGGGTTGATCCGGCGAATCCAAAAGCATTTATTGATACCGTACATGAGTATAGTGCCAAATATCTTTAG
- a CDS encoding L,D-transpeptidase family protein, which yields MFVRTMLAVSLGCIFAGQVFAASTAEQPLKPQVVTDVAVQDPIDPLATEASAAQAAPAEAQITAQEQQDLKQASEELNELQDTEDQTASVGAAPNTKAPTNSAMTKASWTLDGLNNAQWYENIGAGQFPVYARAHVMLNNAHASPGAIDGTSGKNTLKAIASFQQMNGIKPTGVLTQETWDKLVARQGSKPTFVEYTITEKDLAGPFAKSIPSDYALQAKMKGLYYTRVSEMLSEKFHMDENFLKKLNPNANFNKVGEKLLVSNVRNDLPEGIHLIVAHKGAKQLYLFNSKNQMIASFPATIGSADTPSPTGTYKVTGVAPNPWYSYSPSNFVQGKNLKPLSLPPGPNGPVGNIWIGLSKKSFGIHGTPNPSTISKTASHGCIRLTNWDANDLGRKVKSGVTVRFLE from the coding sequence ATGTTCGTTCGCACAATGCTCGCTGTGAGTCTAGGTTGCATTTTCGCAGGTCAAGTTTTTGCCGCGTCTACTGCTGAACAACCATTAAAACCCCAAGTGGTGACTGATGTTGCAGTGCAAGATCCGATTGATCCATTAGCAACTGAAGCTTCAGCGGCCCAAGCAGCACCTGCAGAAGCGCAAATTACTGCACAAGAACAACAAGACTTAAAACAGGCATCTGAAGAGCTGAATGAGCTACAGGATACCGAAGATCAGACTGCCTCTGTTGGCGCAGCACCAAATACCAAAGCACCGACTAACTCTGCGATGACCAAAGCTTCTTGGACTTTAGACGGTTTAAACAATGCCCAATGGTATGAAAATATCGGTGCAGGTCAATTCCCAGTTTACGCACGTGCGCATGTCATGCTGAATAATGCCCATGCATCACCAGGTGCGATTGACGGAACCAGCGGTAAAAATACACTAAAAGCCATTGCATCTTTCCAGCAAATGAATGGCATCAAGCCAACCGGTGTTTTGACTCAGGAAACCTGGGATAAACTAGTTGCACGTCAGGGTTCCAAGCCAACCTTTGTTGAATACACCATTACTGAAAAAGATCTGGCAGGCCCATTTGCCAAGTCTATTCCTTCAGATTATGCGTTACAGGCGAAAATGAAAGGCTTGTACTACACACGTGTCAGTGAAATGTTGAGTGAAAAATTCCATATGGATGAGAATTTCTTAAAGAAACTCAATCCAAATGCTAACTTTAATAAAGTTGGGGAAAAATTACTGGTCAGTAATGTACGTAATGACTTGCCTGAAGGTATTCACTTGATTGTTGCACATAAAGGTGCGAAACAACTGTACTTATTTAACAGTAAAAATCAAATGATCGCGTCATTCCCTGCCACCATTGGTAGTGCGGATACACCATCTCCGACCGGAACCTATAAAGTAACAGGTGTTGCACCAAACCCTTGGTACAGCTATTCACCGTCTAACTTTGTACAAGGTAAAAACTTAAAACCACTATCTTTACCACCGGGTCCTAACGGTCCTGTCGGGAATATCTGGATTGGTTTAAGCAAGAAATCATTTGGTATTCACGGAACACCAAACCCGTCTACCATTTCGAAAACAGCGTCACATGGTTGTATTCGTTTGACTAACTGGGATGCCAATGATCTTGGCCGTAAAGTCAAATCTGGGGTAACGGTTCGTTTCTTAGAATGA
- a CDS encoding pirin family protein: protein MNAFLHPSENRGHVKMGWLESKHSFSFGNWYNPKYMGVSALRVINDDLIDGHQGFGTHPHDNMEILTCVLKGTITHQDSMGNHGGIAAGEWQLMSAGTGVRHSEMNQGDEQVHLLQIWIIPNERDAKPNYQQIRLDPHEQPNQWHLICGPNDNAPMHIRQNAEVKTAVIQQGQSLEVKATQHINYVHVVSGTVQIAEHTVEAGGAIAFLDDTEIKASEDAQVIWFDLPEVPN from the coding sequence ATGAATGCTTTTCTACATCCTAGCGAAAATCGTGGTCATGTAAAAATGGGCTGGCTGGAGTCTAAACACAGTTTCTCATTTGGTAACTGGTATAACCCAAAGTATATGGGTGTCAGCGCTTTACGTGTCATTAATGATGACCTGATTGATGGACATCAGGGTTTTGGAACGCATCCACATGACAATATGGAAATCCTGACCTGTGTGCTGAAAGGAACCATTACCCATCAGGACAGCATGGGCAATCATGGCGGAATCGCTGCGGGTGAATGGCAACTGATGAGTGCAGGAACAGGTGTGCGGCACAGTGAAATGAACCAAGGCGACGAACAGGTCCATTTACTGCAAATCTGGATTATTCCAAATGAACGTGATGCCAAGCCGAACTATCAGCAAATCCGTCTTGACCCGCATGAGCAACCGAACCAGTGGCATTTGATTTGTGGTCCGAATGACAATGCACCGATGCATATTCGTCAGAATGCCGAAGTCAAAACTGCGGTGATTCAGCAAGGCCAAAGTCTGGAAGTGAAAGCGACCCAGCATATTAATTATGTACATGTTGTTTCTGGCACTGTCCAGATCGCTGAACATACAGTTGAAGCTGGCGGCGCAATTGCTTTTCTAGATGATACAGAAATTAAAGCAAGCGAAGATGCGCAAGTGATCTGGTTTGATTTGCCGGAAGTACCCAACTAA